Genomic DNA from Candidatus Delongbacteria bacterium:
AATCACACCGGTATTATCTCTGACAAGATGGGCACATGATTCAATTAATTCCTGAGAAACAAATGGTCTCACACCATCATGAATAAGAATAATGTCATCATAATCAAACAGACCCGAGTTTAAAGCATTGTAAACAGAATCCTGTCTCTCTTTTCCGCCGATTACAGGTTTAGACAATTTCGAAGAATTTATTTTTTTTACAATGTTTAAATTAAAGTAATCAATCTCATCAAGTGGTACTATCGGAACTACCAAATCAATTTTATCACATTCTATAAATTTTTTAATTGTAAGATAAATAATCTCCTGACCGTCAATCTCAAGAAATTGTTTTTTACAGTCAGTTCCCATCCTTTTTCCAGATCCTGCTGCTGGAATTATAGCGGCTATTTTCATTAAAATAAACTCATATTTACTTTTACACCGTTTTTCTTAATATCAGTTAAAACTGAATCAAGGTTTGTAAGCGAACTTTTCAATTTTTCGTAAATTTCTCTACTCTGAACAAGAGAACCCAATGACCCCGTAGTATCCGTAATCATTGATGTTTTATCATTCAAAGAAAGTATCAAATCATTCAAATTATTACCAATAGTAGACATATTATTTGAGAATGTAGAGAAATGTCTTATCATTTCTGTAATTTCTGGAGTTACATTTGACAAAGAGTCACTTAGTTCTGTAAATCCTTTCATCCCTGAAATTAATTTATCATCAATTTCATTCATTAATTTTCTTGATTCTTTGAGAGTGAGTACCAATTCTGATTCAATTTTTTCCAATCTGTCATCAAGGTTTTTCTTTGGCATTATCGAATCAACTTTTGAAACAAGTTTTTCCAGTCCAAAAAACAAAGGGTCAAGTTTATCAAGAATATCTCCAAGTTTTGAAAAAGATTCTGTTAAACCTTTTGATTCTTTGCCGTTAACGATCCCATCAAGTTGTGTTTTAGAAGTACCTTGATCTAAAATTAATTTTCGTCCTCCCATCAGTTCTTTGTTGGCAATTATTGCTGAAGCATCGCTGTAAATAGCGATTTCATAAAATATTTCGGCTATAACAATCACACAACTATCTGTGAGATTAATATCTTTTACAAAACCAATATTAACACCTCGAAGTTCTACTGGATTACCAATATCAAGATTATTGATACTTTGAAATTTTATATCAATCTCTTTATATTTTCTTTCAGAGGAATAATTTTTCCCCCAAACGATTGAAATAATAAGTATTACTATTCCAATAATTGTAACTAAACCGACTAAAAACTCTTTATACTTCATAACATATCAATAAATTATTTTTTTAGAATTTGGAAGATCTTGAATAAAGATTTCCACGCCATTATTTTTTAATGTGTCCAGATTTTTAATATCCGTTTCACTTAGGTAAATGTAGTGATTAATCATTTTCGTTTCATTTTTATCATGCATTCCACCAAGATTTAGTTCTTGAAAATGAAAGCCGGATTTGAATAATTTAAGTGCTTCACAGGGAGATTTACAAACAGCAATAAAATCTGCTGATTCTTTAAGTTTTATAGATGCTTCTTCCACACTATAAACCACTCCGTTGTATTCGATGGGAACTCCCAATAGGTAAATTTCTTTTTCCATTTGATCTTCAGCAATTTCATCATCGATTAAAATTATATCCTTTGGATGAAGTGCATTTGCCCATCCAACAACAACTTGACCGTGTATTAGTCTGTCGTCTATTCTCAATAATTGAGCCATTTTATTTCCTGTATTTTTCATCTTTCCATTTAAAACCATAAAAATTTCCTTTGAAAACCGCAATCAAATTCATCGGCATATTAAAAATTTGATAAATAAGAAAACTTCGTAAATCTGGTTTTAACCCAAATCTGCCATATCCGTAAAAATTAAAACTAGCTTCACAAGTAACCTTAATGAAAATAATCAAGAGGTAAAACAAAGGGTCAAAAAAATCAAAAAATGCTGCAACTGGGTATAAGAAAGTAAACATGTACATAAAAAAAAGTGTATAGATGAAAGTTAAAATGTATGGAGTCCCATTTGTCATTTTCGAAGCCCATCTAGCTCTTTGTTCTATAAGTTGAAAGAGTGAAGAAACAGGTTCTGTTCTCACTACATGATTCATAGATACTACAAATTCAAGTTTTTCATTATTTTTTTCCGCCGTCTGTATAAGAAAAAAATCATCACCAGAAGTAATATTACTTTTAGTCGCTCCTTTACCAGCTTCTAAATAAAGTGATTTTTTGAACATCATATTACTGGCATTAGCAGTGAGGGCCTTACCGTTTCCCATAGCTCCTGCCGCAACAAATGAGTGTGCTGCAAAATCCACAGTATTGTAGCCTTGCCATAATTTTTCAAACGAAGAATCAATATTTTCTTTGTAAA
This window encodes:
- the ispD gene encoding 2-C-methyl-D-erythritol 4-phosphate cytidylyltransferase, whose protein sequence is MKIAAIIPAAGSGKRMGTDCKKQFLEIDGQEIIYLTIKKFIECDKIDLVVPIVPLDEIDYFNLNIVKKINSSKLSKPVIGGKERQDSVYNALNSGLFDYDDIILIHDGVRPFVSQELIESCAHLVRDNTGVITGVKPKDTVKKIKNNTVMETIDRDSLILVHTPQAFKFDLLKKSYDLAFANGYYGTDDSSIVEKFSDIEIKVVTSSYNNIKITTIEDLIIAKCML
- a CDS encoding MCE family protein, with amino-acid sequence MKYKEFLVGLVTIIGIVILIISIVWGKNYSSERKYKEIDIKFQSINNLDIGNPVELRGVNIGFVKDINLTDSCVIVIAEIFYEIAIYSDASAIIANKELMGGRKLILDQGTSKTQLDGIVNGKESKGLTESFSKLGDILDKLDPLFFGLEKLVSKVDSIMPKKNLDDRLEKIESELVLTLKESRKLMNEIDDKLISGMKGFTELSDSLSNVTPEITEMIRHFSTFSNNMSTIGNNLNDLILSLNDKTSMITDTTGSLGSLVQSREIYEKLKSSLTNLDSVLTDIKKNGVKVNMSLF
- a CDS encoding PTS sugar transporter subunit IIB; this encodes MAQLLRIDDRLIHGQVVVGWANALHPKDIILIDDEIAEDQMEKEIYLLGVPIEYNGVVYSVEEASIKLKESADFIAVCKSPCEALKLFKSGFHFQELNLGGMHDKNETKMINHYIYLSETDIKNLDTLKNNGVEIFIQDLPNSKKIIY
- a CDS encoding glycosyltransferase — its product is MIYFKIFYLIVSAFYVWYCFHFLKGISKTKTKKLTLDNDSLPYLSVVIPARNEEKVIERTVKSLDKQNYPKDRYKIIIVNDRSTDQTPTILNELKNTITNLKVITITDKTEGISPKKHALWVGVNESDSDYIVSSDADCIYNPDWLRIYAEYAHEGCGVVAGMSVFYKENIDSSFEKLWQGYNTVDFAAHSFVAAGAMGNGKALTANASNMMFKKSLYLEAGKGATKSNITSGDDFFLIQTAEKNNEKLEFVVSMNHVVRTEPVSSLFQLIEQRARWASKMTNGTPYILTFIYTLFFMYMFTFLYPVAAFFDFFDPLFYLLIIFIKVTCEASFNFYGYGRFGLKPDLRSFLIYQIFNMPMNLIAVFKGNFYGFKWKDEKYRK